Sequence from the Ziziphus jujuba cultivar Dongzao chromosome 9, ASM3175591v1 genome:
AAGTATATGAAGGAAGTTGAAGAAGCCCTTTGGAACCAAACACCAAtgcaaacaataatttttataagaaaTTTAGAATGAATCAATggtataacaatatatatatatatatatctccctTTTAACATATTGCTATTTAATTACCTCAAATAAATTGAAGAAGAGGTTTAAGAATGTAGGCAAAGCTCTGCTTCCAACATAAGCTTCAGCTTCAACATTTAAATGCTCGAATCTGACTTCTATTGTAGGCATACTAATCCCCACCCTGCATAGAAAATTTACCATTTTATACCACAACAAAAAAACTTAAAGAATATGTATAAGAAAGTACAAGATCATGTAAACTGTGCCGTGTTCTTCACTCTCTCACAACTCCAACTGtttcactaatttttttttttttttttttccctcacacGATGTTCGGATAACCTCTCTCTATACTATATTATATCAGCATTAATTAATACTCTGCATATTCTTCATGTAGTGATAATGAAGaggaattcaataaatatcttttttctttttttttttttttttttttaggcgtACCTATCGATGCGGTTCTTGAGCTTCAACAAGAACTTAGAATGATCCTCTTCATCTTCTCCCACTAATCTGTCTACCAATTCTTTCCTTTCTTGAAGGCCAAGATTCCTTACATCAATCTCTTGTGCCTCGGGTCTCGTGCTGGTGGTCATTAGAAAGCCTTTTTTCAATCGGTCACAAGTAGGGAGCCTCTGGAGCGCCGCCCATTTAGGATCAGCTTCTTCTTCATTGCAGCTGGTTGCATTACTCGCCATTtttgcaaccataaaaattcaACGGTGTTGTAATGCCAATAATGATACGAATAATGAGTTGCTGTATccgacatatgtatatatatatatatattgaaagagagagagacataATCAGCACTGATACGATCATGCAAGAGAAAACTTACGTGGCAAACAATTCAAACAACTGTGCACCGATATTCTATCACAATCTCGGTCGCCAAATCTCTTACGCCATGTTTGAAAGAAGTAATGAAAAGGAAaggataaatttaatataaaaaaaaaatagtgtttgaataattaataaatgcaattgtgaaatatttaaaaagttaattgcttttttatttttattttttttcctcctcccTTTGCgctgcattttaatttttaactattcaaacaaaatatttaatttttttaccttttcttaTTCCTATTCCATCAATCCAAACATAgtctaatactatattattgaATTGTTGACTATCCCTATAattatattcaccaaaaaaaatccaTCCCTATAGCTATAAGTACAACGAAGTTGGTTTTAAGTCCAACAATGCAAAAACAATACTACTCTTTTATGCTAAAGTTTGAcgtttccttacctttttttggtaaattgacGTTTCCATACCTTAGCATTGCGTGTTTGAGTGCTATGCAATAATTTGCCATTTAGTATTATAGATGTCGTGCCaattacatttataatttaCGCACAAGCTGTCAAAATGCGAAtgcaaaaagcaaaagaaaaattgatcacatagcctttttttttttttttctaatcataTTTGGCCATTCTTATTTACAGTAAGTTTAAATTTGCACAATATACTAGGCAACAAATTAAAGTGCTTGCCTCGTTAAAACTCATATTTAACTCAGAAACcaattcatcaatatatatatatatatatatatataactcagAAGCTATTTTAAACAGCtatgatttttaataaaataaaaatgatttaacatttttttacctttttttcacCACCTACCTATTAATGTAAATTAAAAGATGCCCATCCAAATTAATGTAGGATTTTGATAACCTCAAACGTCAGCAACTACGTTTActggtttttcatttttctttttcttcctttttatttatttatttattttgtcctaAACAGAAATTATTCCTTGCATAATTGAATTTCTGGACTAGTTTATCACTCGAGGTCTTATTTTGACGAGGAATATTTGGTTGATAAATAAATGCATTGAGTTTATAtgcattataaaaaataaaaaagataaaaactcaGTTGTTTCATGAtttggtttttccaaaattcaatgtaatgtttcttattctttttatatCCATTTGATCAGATTGCAGGCAATGTTtgtttcataattttaatttctttacgTACATGTACCATATTTTAGGTTGGCATGAATCTTTACAatctattttggaaaataacaaCTCCAATACAATTTGAAgtccaaaacaataataataatagtcatcataatttatttttttttaaatggctcCTATTATTGGAATGAAGTCTATTTAATAGTATTAATGGGtcaaataaatatcaaatccTTACTCTGTATGTAGCAGATCCCATTGATAGTGATTTTCCCCAAAagaatatctctctctctctctctctctctctatatatatatatatatctatttgatAGTGACGGTTACTGTTTGACATACTCAATCTGGAGTCCAAGTAGTCATTGAAGTCAAAACAGTAGTATTCTTCTACAGCTATGTGcacaaagaaagtttttttttttttttttccttattttttataaaatgtgTACAAGTTGGTTTCAAGTCCAACATGTAAAAACAGTACTATTCTTTTATAGTAAAGTTTGACGTTTCCATACCTTAGCATTGTGCGTTTAAGTGCTATGCTATAATTTGCCGTTTAGTATTATAGATGTCGTGccaattacatttttataatttactaGCTGTCAAAATGCGAATGCAAAAGGCAAAAGAAAAAGCTGAACacatcaccattttttttttttaaatatatttggccATTCTTATTTACAGGAAGTTTAAATTTGCATAACATACTAGGCAACAACATTAAAGTCCGTGCCGCTTTAGGACTCATATATAACTCAAAAACCAAttcgtcaaaaaaaaaaaaacatatatatatatatatatatataactcagAAACTATTTTAAACAGCTTTGATTTTCCTATTAAATGTAAATTAAAAGATGCCAATCCAAATTAATGCAGGATTTTGGATAACCTCAAACGTCAGCAACTACgtttactgttttttttttttttcttcctttttatttatttatttatattgtccTAAACAGAAATTATTATGGGTCGAGGTCTTATTTTGCGGAGGAATATTTGATTGATAAATAAATGCGTTGAGTttacatgcatttttttttttttttttaaactgagTTGTTTCATGAtttggtttttccaaaattcagtGTAatgtttcttattctttttgtaTCCCTTTGATCAGATTGCAAGCAATGTTtgtttcataattttaatttctttaattacGTGTATGTACCATTTTAGGTTGGCATGAACCTTTTACGATCTATTTCGGATAATAACAACTCCAATACAATTTGAAGCAAATCtgtccaaaataataattatgataataatttttttttaaaatcgcTTAATGAAGCCTATTTAATAGTATTAATGGGtcaaataaatatcaaatccTTACTCCGTATGTAGCATAGCAATTTGACAGCGATTTTCACCAAAagaatatttctatatatattttcattgaagCCAAAATtggtgtatatttttttaaaatttaatttatttatattttaataaaaaattttaataatagaatatatttaaaatcgatattttttagataaaagtattaattttattatatactaaatatattatatcgatatttttatttaaatgtattGATTTTGGATGCAATCTTATGTAAACTATTCGCATGCTAAAATTCCCCCTTCTAAAATactgttttttaaatttaaacttcGTTGGTAGACATCGGATATGAGCCTTCGTATCCAACAATCGAAATCAAGCCCAGTTCCCAAAACATAATTGGGATATGACCCAAAAGGTCACAAATCCAGCAAAGCccataaagaaaaattaatagcGGTACAATCAATCAATCAAGCAAAACCCAGTTTTCGATCGGGTCGGATTTCCAACGAAATAACGATTTGTTTTCAGACATTGAAGAAGAACCAGAGGAAGGAGTGGAAAGCAGCGGCCGGAAAATGGAAGATGACGAGGCAGAGATATTCGATGGAATGAGAGCTCAGTTCCCTCTCACATTCGGCAAGCAATCCAAAGCCCAAACTCCTCTCGAAGCAATCCACCAAACAACTCGTCGCTCCGCCTCCACTACAACGAACCTTCCAGAACAACCACCCTCTtcatcttcctcctcctcctctacCAAGAAGACCACTGACCTCCCTTCTCTCTCGTCCTCATCCAAAGACTGGCTCAGCTCCCTCCGTACATCCAAAGCTTCGAACCCTAATTTCACCAGCAGCAGCGACGATGGTCGCCGTGTAACCATTGGGCCGCCTCGGCCTCCGCCGACGGATGAGGATGATGGCGGCGATGTGATTGTTGGACCGCCTCCGCCGCCGCAGGGGCTGGCTACCGATGATGGCACCGAGGAtgtggatgatgatgatgtcatGGTCGGACCGCCTCGGCCGCCGGTAGGCTTGGATAAGaatgacgacgacgacgacaacGGTGAGATGATTGGACCGCCCAGACCTCCACCAGGAGGTTCGAAATCGAGTGATTCGGAGGAGGATATGGATGATGAAGAGGAGAATAGGTATCGGATCCCACTTAGCAATGAGATTGTGCTTAAGGGCCACACTAAGGTACTGTTTTTTCTTCTCTGCAATTACTTTGTTGTTTCTACATtctaggaaaaatatatatatatatatatatatatttatatatatatatttatatatttactttgTTCTTCTTAATGGATAGGTGTGCATTCTTTcgaaaaaagaaagatttttgTGTAGTTTTTTCCAGTTAAATAAGAATTcatacttcaaaaaaaaaaaaaaaaaaaattcccaataGCTCTAGAAGTACGACATTTTAATGTAATTGAATTAAGCTTCTTTTATTGGGTGATAGAAATTAGTGATGAAGCTGTAAGATTGTTTGAGCAAGGAAAAAATTTAGTAGCTTTGGAAAGTTTGAGGGAGAGAGATTATTTCGGTGgattattttgtaaaaacttGATAagttattggaaaattttagtTGTCTTATACTCCATAGACCAGATAATAGTAGAACTAGAGAAGAAACAAAAGCAAGTACTTGAAACaagaaggcttatggtcttggttttgatatttggACAGGTTGTTTCAGCTCTTGCCGTCGATCACTCTGGGTCTAGAGTTCTTTCTGGCAGTTACGATTATTCAGTACGTATGTATGACTTTCAAGGAATGAATTCACGTTTGCAATCATTTAGACAGCTAGAACCATTTGAAGGTCATCAAGTTCGTAACTTAAGCTGGAGTCCAACATCAGACCGTTTCTTGTGTGTGACTGGCTCAGCACAAGCCAAGGTAGTAATGCCGTCTCTTTATCCTGtcttttttgtaaaattagaGGACTATTTGGACCGTCATTTATGTCTAACTATGATGATATCTAGATTTATGATCGTGATGGGCTTACTCTAGGAGAGTTTGTGAAAGGGGACATGTATATCCGTGATCTAAAGAATACCAAGGGACATATATCAGGATTGACTTGGGGGGAGTGGCACCCTAAAACTAAGGAGACGATTTTAACCTCATCGGAGGATGGATCCCTGCGTATATGGGATGTAAATGACTTCAAAAGCCAGAAACAGGTTTGTCCCTTaaattaatttccatttttagagACTTgttatgaaaatcaaatttcttttaaGTAACTTTGCATTCACTCAATGGTTAGGTCATCAAACCAAAACTTGCAAAGCCTGGAAGAGTGCCAGTTACAACTTGCACATGGAACCGTGATGGAAAATGCATTGCAGGTGCTATAGGAGATGGATCTATACAGGTACTTGTTTCTGCTGTCTAGATATCCATGCAAATGAACTCCATGTGCAGAAGCTTTGTAGattccctccccccccccccccccccccccaaaaaaaaaaaatagacatttATATTATTCGGATAGAATTTTTCATGTTAGTTTGAATGCAATGACCTTCATATCATTGTCTTTTGACATTCTATATTTTGTTGTCATATTGTCATAGATATGGAACATTAAACCTGGATGGGGAAGCAGGCCAGACATACACATTGAGAAAGGTCATTCAGATGACATCTCAGGGCTGAAGTTTTCTAGTGATGGGCAAATTTTACTATCACGAAGTTTTGATGATTCATTGAAGGTGATGACTAATGAAAACAAAGtttgaaagtatattgcttttATGGACATTGGATTTTGCAAAGTGCCTTTCTTTCTCTAATCATGAAATCACATGCCAGGTCTGGGACCTGCGCCAGATAAGACAGCCTGTTAAGATGTTTGAGGATCTGCCAAACCATTATGCTCAAACAAATGTCGCATTTAGTCCTGATGAGCAACTTTTCTTGACTGGAACATCTGTTGAAAGGGAGAGCACCACTGGTGGTTTGCTGTGCTTTTTTGATCGGGCAAAACTTGAACTCGTTACGAGAGTTGGGATATCCCCAACTTGTAGTGTTGTACAGTGTGCTTGGCACCCAAAGTTGAATCAGGTAAGCacaataacatattaaaatgctTAATTAAGATATTTCGAAGCACTGACATGCATTCATTTAACATATTTCCGAATTATTGTAGAAaataaaccaaactttcatGTATTTCTTTGTATTTGAAGATCTTTGCAACAGCTGGAGATAAAAGCCAAGGAGGAACCCATATATTGTATGACCCTACGCTTAGTGAAAGAGGAGCTCTTGTTTGTGTTGCTCGTGCACCAAGGAAAAAATCTGTCGACGATTTTGAGGTAAAACCGGTGATACACAACCCTCATGCTTTGCCCTTATTTAGGGATCAGCCAAGCCGCAAGCGTCAAAGGGAGAAAATATTGAAGGATCCTCTGAAGTCCCATAAGCCTGAACTCCCCATGACAGGACCAGGCTTTGGTGGAAGAGTTGGTGCTAGTAAAGGAAGCTTATTAACTCAATACCTCCTCAAGGTAATTtgttttttcctcttctcttgCTCTTTGTTTTATCTCTTTGTTATATCTGTGTAAGAGACTTATAATTTGACTGCCATTGCAGCAAGGGGGTATGATCAAGGAGACATGGATGGAGGAAGATCCAAGAGATGCTATACTGAAGTATGCAGATGTTGCAGCAAAAGATCCAAAGTATATAGCTCCAGCATATGCTGAAACCCAGCCTGACGCAGTTTTTGCAAAGTCCGACTCAGAGGATGAAGAGAAgtgaaacatattatatatttgtgaaattaacaagagaattatatatttcaaaCTAACAGTTTTTGGTGCAATAAAGAGAGGAATTAATTAGTGATTAACAATATGTCTGCTTGTAAGCTGACGTTTGATTGCACATGTGAATCAGATGTTAGCATACAATGGTTGTTAGCATACGTTAGAGGTCCTTGacatttttattgtaattcccTTTACATACAGACGtaattatacataattacaaGTTTTGTAGGTTTGAATATCAATGAAATATTCTCCATTCGCTTCACTgtttagttttcttttatttattcggCATATATGTTCATGCATTATCAGAAATTCAAGCCAATGTTTATTTGTTGGTTAACAGGGAAACCAGAACTGTAATATAGCCTCCACTTTTCCCACCAGCCCGAACATCCGTAAGAGTTGTTTTACCAGCAGCGCTTACACCCATCAAAGCTGTGAGAACGCCCGACCTGAAAGCAATATGTTGGTTCGTGGGAGACCAGAAATTGTGATAGTTTTGTCCATATAGCCTCCAGTTTTCCTACCGGCCAGAACATCCATAAGAGTTGTTTTACCGGCAGCACCACTCACCCTT
This genomic interval carries:
- the LOC107405234 gene encoding uncharacterized protein LOC107405234 → MEDDEAEIFDGMRAQFPLTFGKQSKAQTPLEAIHQTTRRSASTTTNLPEQPPSSSSSSSSTKKTTDLPSLSSSSKDWLSSLRTSKASNPNFTSSSDDGRRVTIGPPRPPPTDEDDGGDVIVGPPPPPQGLATDDGTEDVDDDDVMVGPPRPPVGLDKNDDDDDNGEMIGPPRPPPGGSKSSDSEEDMDDEEENRYRIPLSNEIVLKGHTKVVSALAVDHSGSRVLSGSYDYSVRMYDFQGMNSRLQSFRQLEPFEGHQVRNLSWSPTSDRFLCVTGSAQAKIYDRDGLTLGEFVKGDMYIRDLKNTKGHISGLTWGEWHPKTKETILTSSEDGSLRIWDVNDFKSQKQVIKPKLAKPGRVPVTTCTWNRDGKCIAGAIGDGSIQIWNIKPGWGSRPDIHIEKGHSDDISGLKFSSDGQILLSRSFDDSLKVWDLRQIRQPVKMFEDLPNHYAQTNVAFSPDEQLFLTGTSVERESTTGGLLCFFDRAKLELVTRVGISPTCSVVQCAWHPKLNQIFATAGDKSQGGTHILYDPTLSERGALVCVARAPRKKSVDDFEVKPVIHNPHALPLFRDQPSRKRQREKILKDPLKSHKPELPMTGPGFGGRVGASKGSLLTQYLLKQGGMIKETWMEEDPRDAILKYADVAAKDPKYIAPAYAETQPDAVFAKSDSEDEEK